The Zingiber officinale cultivar Zhangliang chromosome 9A, Zo_v1.1, whole genome shotgun sequence genome window below encodes:
- the LOC122020087 gene encoding extensin-like, translated as MESARRHLPPSSSSTRLLDLEVNVVSAKHLKNVNWRNGDLKPYVVAYLDPDRRAATKPDDAGSTRPVWNERLALPLPLPSLETLFFLTLDVFHSKPSETPKPLVGTARSPLKELLDPEAFAAYASGGGSVSGGGGTSPIRTLELRRPSGRPQGKIRIKLALRERPSPPIEPDPTGHFAPPPPSSYYYSSNAPPFPSPSLSSHLPHHSARDYRTFSPPPSSLPPYGHPPPQPHLHPSQYPYGSYPDPYSSGYYSPASSTYYSAPPAPAPAPSPAHQYYDRASSYGGPSAPAGYSVGYSSYDNKPKGGRAGVATGGTTVGAVAGALGGLALEEGLKHEEEKVAEKVANDFSARDDYSGHRADY; from the coding sequence ATGGAATCTGCTCGGCGCCACCTTCCGCCTTCGTCGTCGTCGACAAGGTTGCTCGACCTCGAGGTCAACGTCGTCTCGGCCAAGCACCTTAAAAACGTCAACTGGCGTAACGGCGATCTCAAGCCCTACGTCGTCGCCTACCTCGACCCCGACCGCCGCGCCGCCACCAAACCTGACGACGCGGGATCCACCCGCCCCGTCTGGAACGAGCGCCTTGCGCTCCCCCTCCCGCTTCCGTCTCTGGAAACCCTATTTTTCCTCACCTTGGACGTCTTCCACTCCAAGCCCTCGGAGACCCCCAAACCCCTCGTCGGCACCGCCAGATCTCCTCTCAAGGAGCTCCTCGATCCCGAAGCCTTCGCCGCCTACGCCTCTGGAGGCGGCAGCGTCAGCGGCGGCGGCGGGACCTCGCCGATCCGCACCCTCGAGCTCCGGCGCCCTTCCGGTCGGCCTCAGGGAAAGATCCGCATCAAGCTAGCCTTGCGAGAGCGCCCCAGTCCCCCAATCGAACCCGATCCCACCGGCCACTTTGCTCCACCACCTCCTTCCAGCTATTATTACTCCTCCAACGCTCCTCCCTTCCCTTCTCCTTCGCTGTCCTCTCATCTTCCGCATCACTCAGCTAGAGATTATCGCACCTTCTCGCCACCTCCTTCTTCTCTCCCTCCTTACGGTCACCCTCCGCCCCAGCCACACCTTCACCCTTCGCAATATCCCTATGGGAGCTACCCCGATCCCTACTCCTCTGGGTACTATTCCCCTGCTTCCTCCACCTACTATTCTGCGCCACCAGCTCCAGCCCCTGCCCCATCCCCAGCCCATCAGTACTACGATCGGGCATCTAGCTATGGTGGTCCATCTGCACCTGCAGGCTATTCGGTTGGGTACTCTTCTTATGACAATAAACCAAAAGGAGGCAGAGCAGGAGTGGCGACAGGAGGAACAACAGTTGGGGCGGTGGCTGGAGCATTAGGCGGGTTAGCACTGGAGGAAGGACTGAAACACGAGGAGGAAAAGGTCGCTGAAAAGGTGGCGAATGATTTCTCAGCAAGGGATGATTACAGTGGCCATCGTGCTGATTACTAA